A window of Eubacteriaceae bacterium ES3 contains these coding sequences:
- a CDS encoding EamA family transporter, whose product MKEEKGIFLVALAMILFSTGGFFIKLIDTSATTITFVRAIIACLMFMPFMQWKKLKISSNAIILALAYSFLSIVFVLTTKMTTAANAIIFQCTAPLWLYAYYVLRGKKIEGRELMPRILILIGIVTIFSDSTGGNMVGDLLALSNGIAYAFVQYYMDKEYSYSDVTVTGLNNLVLAFVCIVLFNRQFTFNTINIPGWIALLYLGVFQIGVAYLVFLKGVKRVSALKSSMIALLEPILNPIFVMIFVGEVPSALSFLGFALILSGIVWAMVPVNLRSALPQKK is encoded by the coding sequence ATGAAAGAAGAAAAAGGAATTTTTCTGGTAGCACTGGCTATGATACTCTTTTCTACTGGTGGTTTTTTTATTAAACTCATTGATACCAGTGCAACGACCATTACCTTTGTTCGAGCGATTATTGCCTGTTTGATGTTTATGCCCTTTATGCAGTGGAAAAAATTAAAAATAAGTAGTAATGCCATCATCCTGGCCCTGGCATATTCTTTTTTAAGTATTGTATTTGTCCTGACAACCAAAATGACTACAGCGGCAAACGCGATTATATTTCAATGCACAGCCCCTTTATGGTTGTATGCCTACTATGTTTTGCGGGGGAAGAAAATTGAAGGCCGGGAACTAATGCCCAGAATTTTAATTCTAATTGGGATTGTGACTATTTTTTCTGATTCCACCGGCGGGAATATGGTCGGGGATCTGCTGGCTTTAAGTAATGGGATTGCTTACGCTTTTGTCCAATATTATATGGATAAAGAATATTCCTATTCGGATGTAACGGTAACAGGCTTAAATAATCTGGTTTTGGCTTTTGTCTGTATTGTGCTTTTTAATCGGCAGTTTACCTTTAATACGATTAATATCCCTGGCTGGATTGCTCTTCTCTATCTGGGCGTTTTCCAGATTGGGGTAGCCTATCTGGTGTTTTTAAAAGGTGTAAAACGGGTTTCGGCGCTTAAATCTTCAATGATAGCCCTTTTGGAGCCGATTCTAAATCCGATTTTTGTGATGATTTTTGTTGGAGAAGTCCCATCGGCCCTTTCGTTTCTGGGATTTGCTTTGATTCTGTCAGGAATTGTCTGGGCGATGGTTCCAGTTAACTTACGTTCAGCTCTGCCACAAAAAAAATAA
- a CDS encoding glycerol kinase → MGKYVLVIDEGTTGTRALIFNQKLQIVAQSYEEFTQYTPSEDKVEHDAVEIYDKSIKMCKKAIGEAMISPEEIACLGITNQRATCLLWDKSTGEPLYNAIVWQDNRTADFCQELNAGEWGEKARKTTGWTVAPVYSSLMLNWYLENVPGIKEKIEKDEVLFGTIDTWLIWKLTGGQKHAVSYSNASVMGSLDLKTGKWYEEFLTFLGIDTKIYPEILADSGDYGKTTKDIFGAEIPITGDIADQHAALYAQGCRTSGTGKITNGTGSFLDINVGKECVISDEGLNTVIAWKIGDEMYYALEGYEAVTGSSIQWLRDGLGIIAASSETEALARSVEDTNGVYFVPALAGLSAPYHDPYARGTILGITRGATKAHLVRATLEGIAFRLKDIMDVVSNEAGITMKTVRIDGGASKNNLLAQIMADMMNVQVDRPFSVEATSLGAAEMAGLFIGLWKEEDFDTALTIDASFQPEISEEKRTRAYSGWKEAIKRSMNWNV, encoded by the coding sequence ATGGGAAAATATGTACTTGTTATTGATGAAGGAACAACTGGAACCAGGGCTTTGATTTTCAATCAGAAATTACAAATCGTAGCTCAAAGTTATGAAGAATTCACACAATATACGCCAAGTGAAGATAAGGTCGAGCATGATGCCGTTGAAATTTATGATAAAAGTATTAAGATGTGTAAAAAAGCGATTGGTGAGGCAATGATTTCTCCGGAAGAAATTGCCTGCTTAGGAATTACCAACCAGCGCGCAACCTGTTTGTTGTGGGATAAATCAACTGGCGAGCCGCTTTATAATGCGATTGTCTGGCAGGATAACCGAACGGCTGATTTCTGCCAGGAATTAAATGCCGGTGAATGGGGTGAAAAGGCGAGAAAAACGACAGGCTGGACAGTGGCTCCTGTTTATTCGTCTTTAATGCTTAATTGGTATCTTGAAAATGTTCCGGGGATCAAAGAAAAAATCGAAAAGGACGAAGTCCTCTTTGGGACGATTGATACATGGCTGATCTGGAAATTAACCGGTGGCCAGAAACATGCGGTCAGCTATTCAAATGCTTCTGTAATGGGAAGTCTTGATTTAAAAACTGGAAAATGGTATGAAGAATTCTTAACCTTCTTGGGAATTGATACCAAAATTTATCCGGAGATTCTTGCTGACTCCGGCGATTACGGTAAAACGACAAAAGACATTTTTGGAGCAGAAATTCCTATTACTGGAGACATTGCAGATCAGCATGCGGCTTTATATGCACAGGGATGCCGTACTTCCGGAACCGGTAAAATCACCAATGGGACAGGATCTTTTCTGGATATTAATGTCGGAAAAGAATGTGTTATTTCAGATGAAGGACTGAATACTGTGATTGCCTGGAAAATTGGAGATGAGATGTATTATGCGCTTGAAGGCTATGAAGCGGTTACCGGATCATCAATCCAGTGGTTAAGGGATGGACTTGGAATCATTGCCGCCTCCAGCGAGACAGAAGCTCTAGCCCGGTCTGTTGAAGATACCAACGGGGTATATTTTGTTCCTGCGTTGGCTGGACTGAGCGCCCCTTATCATGATCCTTACGCCAGAGGTACTATTTTAGGAATAACCCGGGGAGCTACAAAAGCGCATCTGGTCAGAGCAACATTGGAGGGGATTGCATTCAGACTAAAAGATATTATGGATGTTGTCAGTAATGAAGCGGGCATCACAATGAAAACTGTGCGAATCGATGGTGGTGCATCAAAAAACAATTTACTGGCGCAGATTATGGCAGATATGATGAATGTCCAGGTGGATCGGCCTTTCTCGGTTGAAGCAACCAGTTTGGGAGCAGCTGAAATGGCGGGTTTATTTATTGGTCTTTGGAAGGAAGAAGATTTTGATACAGCCTTGACAATTGATGCCAGCTTTCAACCGGAAATATCAGAAGAAAAAAGAACCAGAGCCTATAGTGGCTGGAAAGAAGCGATTAAGCGCTCGATGAATTGGAATGTATAA
- a CDS encoding corrinoid protein, with the protein MEILKKISDTLYDGDEFAMPALVQEAIDAGCSAQEVLDAMMEGMAVVGEEFSRDELYIPEVLCSCHAMMEGSKVLKPLLTDQDSKSLGTVILGSVQGDMHDIGKNLVGMMLEGRGLKVIDIGIDVPAEKFVEAAIKHDADIVACSILLTTTMPETPKVVKAFIDAGIRDNVKIMIGGAPITQDFCDKTGCDAFAKDAGGAAALAVKICENK; encoded by the coding sequence ATGGAAATCTTAAAAAAGATATCAGACACCCTTTATGATGGGGATGAATTTGCAATGCCTGCCTTAGTCCAAGAAGCCATAGATGCTGGATGCAGCGCTCAGGAAGTGCTGGATGCCATGATGGAAGGGATGGCTGTCGTCGGCGAAGAATTCAGTCGCGATGAGTTATATATTCCTGAAGTACTTTGCTCCTGTCATGCCATGATGGAAGGTTCAAAGGTTTTAAAACCATTGTTAACAGACCAAGATTCAAAATCACTGGGAACCGTTATCCTTGGCAGTGTTCAGGGTGATATGCATGACATCGGTAAAAACCTGGTTGGCATGATGCTTGAAGGTCGCGGACTCAAAGTTATCGATATCGGTATCGATGTACCGGCTGAGAAATTTGTTGAAGCAGCCATTAAACATGATGCAGATATCGTCGCCTGTTCAATCCTGCTGACTACGACCATGCCGGAAACGCCAAAAGTTGTTAAAGCTTTTATTGATGCCGGAATTCGTGATAATGTAAAAATTATGATCGGTGGCGCACCAATTACTCAGGATTTTTGCGACAAAACCGGCTGCGATGCATTTGCAAAAGATGCTGGCGGGGCGGCAGCACTGGCTGTCAAAATATGTGAAAATAAATAA
- a CDS encoding uroporphyrinogen decarboxylase family protein, with translation MNSRERVMAAANHQEPDRVPVDMVLTIDVYRDMKKVLNMDYLPDSPRMGRWTEVQMPIEMIKKLELDMYYISPRSGVSVHTKKFDDGSFTDEWGCYWKKTAIDGGHFYFELVNPPLANATIEDLETYQWPDPEDPLRYAGLNEEMKEVRETTDLAILAKFAGAVFELATYMRGHEQWYRDIINNQEFAHALMDKICQIQKRTNEVIMAEVGKYVDILRLSGEDLGMQDRPLMSPRTFKKVVKPHLKEHFEHAKKTLHQYNPEAKIMLHSCGAIKPFIADLVECGVDVLDPVQPAAANMNRYELKKEFGDDIVFHGNIDIQNILPFGTKEEITYEVHEAIKALAPGGGYLLSPAHNVQGDVSAENLIHMIDCAHKFGKYPINLD, from the coding sequence ATGAATTCACGAGAAAGAGTGATGGCAGCAGCCAATCATCAGGAACCTGATCGAGTACCAGTCGATATGGTACTTACCATTGATGTATACCGCGATATGAAAAAAGTATTAAATATGGATTATTTACCGGACAGTCCGAGAATGGGACGATGGACCGAGGTCCAGATGCCGATTGAAATGATCAAAAAGCTGGAACTGGATATGTATTATATTTCGCCACGTTCCGGGGTCTCAGTACATACAAAAAAATTTGACGATGGAAGTTTCACCGACGAATGGGGATGTTACTGGAAAAAAACAGCTATTGATGGCGGCCATTTCTACTTTGAGCTGGTTAATCCGCCGCTGGCAAATGCTACAATTGAAGATCTGGAAACGTATCAATGGCCTGATCCGGAAGACCCTTTAAGGTATGCCGGATTGAATGAAGAAATGAAAGAAGTTCGGGAAACCACCGACCTGGCTATATTGGCAAAATTTGCCGGCGCTGTATTTGAATTGGCAACCTATATGCGCGGTCATGAACAGTGGTATAGAGATATTATTAATAACCAGGAATTCGCCCATGCGCTGATGGACAAAATATGTCAGATCCAAAAAAGGACGAATGAAGTCATTATGGCCGAAGTTGGGAAATATGTCGACATTTTGAGACTCAGTGGTGAAGATCTGGGCATGCAGGATCGTCCTTTAATGTCTCCTAGAACTTTCAAAAAAGTTGTCAAACCGCATTTAAAGGAACATTTTGAACATGCCAAGAAAACCCTGCATCAATATAATCCGGAAGCGAAAATCATGTTGCATTCCTGTGGAGCTATTAAGCCTTTTATTGCTGACCTGGTTGAATGTGGAGTAGATGTACTCGATCCTGTTCAGCCTGCTGCTGCCAATATGAATCGATATGAATTAAAGAAAGAGTTTGGCGATGATATTGTATTTCATGGCAATATTGATATTCAAAATATCTTGCCTTTCGGAACGAAAGAAGAAATTACCTACGAAGTGCATGAAGCGATTAAGGCATTGGCACCTGGCGGCGGATATTTACTATCACCAGCGCATAATGTCCAGGGGGATGTCAGCGCCGAGAACCTGATTCACATGATAGATTGTGCCCATAAATTCGGAAAGTATCCCATTAATTTGGATTGA
- a CDS encoding DeoR/GlpR family DNA-binding transcription regulator, translated as MREYYLKGERMLYIDRRKEIFNTILEKGSVKVSNLAQKYEVGEATIRRDLKYLADEYGITLSYGGAYRRENINSHTTIELDIFKKRTQNIEEKQFIAQKAAKLIETGDTIALNAGSTVELILDYLEDVKDINLITLSLNVALKASTIPGITVYMPGGKLRSFSGAFYGKEANEFLRSFNIDKAFMGVMAVSINKGVTHGAFEEVEINQIIYEVSSKCYLLADYTKFDQVSLTKIVDLTEFDGFILDDKTPEIYREYCRTNDIEII; from the coding sequence ATGCGTGAATACTATTTAAAAGGTGAACGAATGTTATATATCGATCGAAGAAAAGAAATATTTAATACAATATTAGAAAAGGGTTCTGTAAAAGTGTCAAACCTTGCTCAAAAATATGAGGTCGGCGAAGCAACGATTCGTCGTGATTTGAAATATCTTGCCGATGAATATGGCATCACCCTGTCTTATGGTGGTGCTTATCGACGAGAAAATATTAATTCTCATACAACGATTGAACTGGATATCTTTAAAAAAAGGACCCAGAACATCGAAGAAAAACAGTTTATAGCTCAAAAGGCCGCTAAATTAATTGAAACTGGTGACACGATTGCTTTAAATGCCGGCAGTACAGTTGAACTGATCTTAGATTATCTGGAAGATGTAAAAGATATTAATCTGATCACACTTTCTTTGAATGTGGCTTTAAAAGCCTCAACAATACCAGGCATCACCGTCTATATGCCTGGTGGAAAACTTAGGAGTTTTTCAGGTGCTTTCTATGGAAAAGAGGCGAATGAGTTTTTAAGAAGCTTTAATATTGATAAAGCGTTTATGGGCGTTATGGCAGTATCCATTAATAAAGGGGTTACTCATGGTGCCTTCGAAGAAGTGGAAATCAATCAAATTATTTACGAAGTCAGCAGTAAATGCTATCTGCTGGCTGATTACACAAAATTTGATCAAGTCTCTTTGACGAAAATTGTTGATTTAACTGAATTTGATGGTTTTATACTGGATGATAAAACGCCAGAGATTTACCGGGAATACTGCAGAACTAATGATATCGAAATAATTTAA
- a CDS encoding TetR family transcriptional regulator, with protein MGKYKVGIETKEKIFETSKSLFYEKGYTNTTCAQIAKSSSSNVGLINYYFGAKSGLGIEVNNQLMRDFKEAILTKLNQAGIETTLLLQTTVEMRFLNQALRQNKNYARFYFNLLEENVIYKQQSIMLDFYDNLVKSCSLDLEPYEIEYITYANMGSTQGVSLAYDAGLIDCSPSEFVNMNIRMCLSNMHLDAKLIDQTVEESLEISKIINVQIVKNFKVE; from the coding sequence ATGGGGAAATATAAAGTCGGGATTGAAACAAAAGAAAAAATTTTTGAAACCTCAAAAAGTCTTTTTTATGAGAAAGGTTATACCAATACGACCTGTGCCCAAATTGCTAAGAGTTCAAGCAGCAATGTCGGTCTGATTAATTATTATTTTGGTGCTAAAAGCGGTTTGGGAATAGAAGTCAACAATCAGCTGATGCGTGATTTCAAAGAAGCTATTCTAACCAAGCTTAATCAGGCAGGCATCGAAACGACGCTCCTTTTGCAGACCACAGTTGAAATGCGTTTTTTAAACCAGGCACTGCGTCAGAATAAAAACTATGCCCGCTTTTATTTTAATTTACTGGAAGAAAATGTGATTTATAAACAGCAAAGTATCATGCTTGATTTCTATGATAATCTGGTTAAGAGCTGTTCCCTTGATCTGGAACCATATGAAATCGAATATATAACCTATGCCAATATGGGATCCACCCAGGGTGTCAGCCTTGCTTACGATGCCGGCCTGATCGACTGTTCCCCCAGTGAATTTGTAAACATGAACATTCGGATGTGTTTATCCAATATGCACCTGGATGCTAAGCTGATTGATCAGACGGTTGAAGAATCTCTGGAAATCTCAAAAATCATCAACGTACAAATCGTCAAAAATTTCAAAGTTGAATAA
- a CDS encoding methyltetrahydrofolate cobalamin methyltransferase, protein MIIIGEKINGTIPVVKEAIEKRDEEFIAKRAIMQAEAGADYIDVCASTSPELEIDALKWLMNVVQDVTDTPLCIDSPNPRVIEAVFKDARRPGLLNSISGEGDKCEVLLPLLSGNTWEVVGLTCDDNGIPRDVDTKIRITKQMVEKASKYGVTTERIHIDPCLLALATKNDSFTNFTNEIEQIRALYPDIHITSGLSNISFGLPGRALVNKTFMALAIQAGMDSAVMDPTNKDMMGTIYATYALLGKDRNCRKYSKAFRAGIIGTKKK, encoded by the coding sequence ATGATAATAATTGGAGAAAAAATCAATGGTACGATTCCAGTTGTCAAAGAAGCCATTGAAAAAAGAGATGAAGAATTTATTGCCAAAAGGGCAATCATGCAAGCTGAAGCGGGCGCTGATTATATTGATGTTTGTGCCAGCACATCACCGGAACTTGAGATCGACGCTTTAAAATGGCTGATGAATGTGGTGCAGGATGTTACAGACACACCGCTTTGTATTGACAGTCCTAACCCCAGAGTCATAGAAGCCGTTTTTAAAGATGCTAGACGTCCTGGTTTGCTCAATTCAATTTCAGGGGAAGGGGATAAATGCGAAGTACTTTTGCCCTTACTGTCAGGAAATACCTGGGAGGTTGTGGGGTTGACCTGTGATGATAATGGAATCCCGCGAGACGTTGACACAAAGATAAGAATAACCAAACAAATGGTTGAAAAAGCATCGAAATATGGGGTGACTACAGAGCGAATTCATATCGATCCATGTTTACTTGCTTTGGCAACGAAAAATGATTCATTTACAAATTTCACAAATGAAATTGAACAAATCAGGGCATTGTACCCAGACATCCACATTACTTCAGGATTAAGCAATATTTCATTTGGATTGCCTGGACGAGCGCTGGTCAACAAGACCTTTATGGCGCTTGCGATACAAGCTGGAATGGACTCTGCCGTTATGGATCCGACCAACAAAGATATGATGGGAACCATTTATGCGACCTATGCTTTACTCGGTAAAGACCGAAATTGCCGAAAATACAGCAAGGCTTTTCGAGCCGGGATCATTGGCACCAAAAAGAAATAG
- a CDS encoding YifB family Mg chelatase-like AAA ATPase — translation MLSKIFSCGLMGIDGFPVTVEIDISRGLPGFSLVGLPDAGIREAKDRVFSAIKNSGFQYPMERITINLAPADLKKEGSAYDLPIALGILCASGQLETDLLNDCMIIGELSLSGEIHQVNGVLPMILAAKKNGFKSVLVPEKNRYEAAVVHDIDVYPMPNLCDCVDFLKGELLPDSFSLNVQTLLNQQNGDYSTDFCDIRGQEQAKRALEIAAAGSHNVMMSGAPGAGKTMLAKAFPGILPDLTLDEALEITKIHSISGLLNSQALICKRPFRAPHHTISTSSLVGGGRIPKPGEVSLAHLGVLFLDELPEFKKSALEVLRQPIEDESVSISRVHASLTFPAKFTLIASLNPCPCGYLTDPHHQCTCTPAQVRSYQGKISGPLMDRMDIFIHIPSSTYEEIQTRPKGESSKTIKERVDQARMIQNNRYQNSGIFFNSQLTPKLLEKHCALGKMEQSMMEKCYQKMKLSARGYHRILKLSRTIADLSNSDHITTTHLAEAIQYRDMQIFTP, via the coding sequence ATGTTATCAAAAATATTCAGCTGTGGACTTATGGGCATTGACGGGTTCCCCGTCACCGTTGAAATCGATATCTCACGGGGACTCCCCGGTTTTTCACTTGTCGGTTTGCCCGATGCCGGAATTCGCGAAGCCAAGGATAGGGTTTTTTCGGCGATAAAAAATTCCGGCTTCCAATATCCCATGGAGCGTATCACCATTAACCTGGCGCCCGCAGACCTAAAAAAAGAAGGTTCTGCCTATGATTTGCCTATCGCCCTAGGGATTCTTTGTGCCTCCGGTCAACTGGAAACTGATTTGCTTAACGATTGTATGATTATTGGTGAACTTTCTCTAAGCGGTGAAATTCACCAGGTCAACGGAGTTCTGCCAATGATTTTGGCTGCCAAAAAAAATGGTTTTAAAAGCGTTTTGGTCCCAGAAAAAAACCGCTATGAAGCAGCTGTTGTCCATGACATTGATGTTTATCCGATGCCAAATCTTTGTGACTGCGTCGATTTTCTAAAAGGCGAACTGCTGCCAGATTCCTTCTCTTTAAATGTTCAGACCCTTCTCAATCAGCAAAATGGCGATTATAGTACTGATTTTTGTGATATCCGCGGTCAGGAACAGGCCAAGCGAGCCCTTGAAATTGCTGCTGCCGGTTCCCATAACGTCATGATGTCAGGGGCTCCTGGAGCTGGAAAAACTATGCTGGCCAAAGCCTTTCCCGGGATTCTTCCCGATCTGACCCTGGATGAAGCTCTGGAAATCACAAAAATCCATAGCATTTCCGGTCTTTTAAATAGTCAGGCCCTGATCTGCAAGCGCCCTTTTCGTGCTCCCCACCATACCATTTCCACGTCATCGCTGGTTGGCGGCGGACGGATCCCCAAACCAGGCGAAGTTTCACTGGCCCATTTGGGGGTTTTATTTCTAGACGAATTGCCGGAATTTAAAAAGTCTGCTTTAGAAGTATTAAGACAACCCATCGAAGATGAATCCGTTTCGATTTCCCGGGTTCATGCCTCGTTGACCTTCCCGGCTAAATTTACGCTGATTGCCTCGCTCAATCCCTGTCCTTGCGGTTATCTTACTGATCCCCATCACCAGTGCACCTGCACACCGGCCCAGGTCAGGTCCTATCAGGGTAAAATTTCCGGGCCTTTGATGGATCGGATGGATATTTTTATCCATATCCCTTCCTCAACCTATGAAGAAATTCAGACCCGCCCCAAAGGTGAAAGCTCTAAAACCATTAAAGAACGCGTTGACCAGGCTCGAATGATACAGAATAATCGCTACCAGAACTCCGGAATTTTCTTTAATTCACAATTGACCCCAAAGCTGCTTGAGAAGCACTGTGCATTGGGAAAAATGGAGCAGAGCATGATGGAGAAATGTTATCAGAAAATGAAACTAAGCGCAAGGGGCTATCATCGTATTTTAAAACTTTCTCGAACTATTGCTGATCTTTCTAATTCAGATCATATTACCACTACTCACCTGGCAGAAGCTATTCAGTACCGGGATATGCAGATATTTACGCCTTGA
- a CDS encoding ABC transporter ATP-binding protein: protein MRQSVKTDKPKDRKQALKRLVDYLLPFKWPLVLAFILMLASNILVLVGPMLAGYAIDAIKPGAVDFPEVFFYAGLMVVFYLFSAILIYLLELLMIYISRKVSYLMRQKVFNQMMDLPVGYFDSHATGDVISRISYDIDTVNSSLASDLVSMGSAFIIVVGSLAMMMSISLKLIGIFVITVPISLLVSRRLVKRNRPLFSKRSKKLGLLNAYGEEMISGIHALRVYGQENRTISNYDSKNKEAVDAYYQAEYHGSMVFPAVNLINNISLSLIAVLGAVFFLNGSMTIGMISSFILYSRKFSGPINEMANLSNDIQSALAAAERVFNLLDELPEKEDGQTAIELTDVSGSVKFTNLQFGYEPEQVIIQDLSLKIKPGHLVAIVGPTGAGKTTIINLLMRFYDADDGFIYIDGQEVRELKRDSLRSAFAMVLQDTWLFNGSIYENLVYGNDQVTKDQVIEAAKAARIHSFIEHLPNGYDTILSEEGTNISKGQKQLLTIARAMLLDARMLILDEATSNVDTRTEKKIQAAMRDLMKDKTCFVIAHRLSTIENADLILVVDEGKIVEEGRHQELLDKQGMYWRLYQAQYQ, encoded by the coding sequence ATGCGTCAATCAGTAAAAACGGATAAACCTAAAGATCGAAAACAGGCTCTTAAACGGCTTGTAGATTATCTTCTGCCCTTTAAATGGCCGCTGGTACTAGCCTTTATTCTGATGTTGGCTTCAAATATTTTAGTCCTGGTTGGGCCGATGCTGGCTGGTTATGCCATTGACGCGATTAAACCCGGGGCAGTCGATTTTCCAGAGGTATTTTTCTACGCTGGTCTGATGGTGGTTTTTTACCTGTTTTCAGCAATATTGATTTATCTGCTGGAGCTATTGATGATATATATCAGTCGTAAAGTATCTTATCTTATGCGGCAGAAGGTTTTTAACCAGATGATGGATTTGCCGGTAGGATATTTTGATTCCCATGCGACGGGAGACGTTATCAGTCGCATTTCATACGACATCGATACGGTGAATTCGTCATTGGCCAGTGATCTTGTCTCAATGGGATCAGCATTTATTATTGTTGTTGGTTCCCTGGCCATGATGATGTCAATTTCTCTAAAATTGATCGGAATTTTTGTTATAACAGTACCCATTTCACTCTTGGTATCCCGGAGATTGGTAAAGAGGAACCGTCCGCTATTTTCAAAGCGTTCAAAAAAGCTGGGTCTCTTAAATGCCTATGGTGAAGAAATGATATCTGGAATTCATGCTCTTAGAGTTTACGGTCAGGAAAACAGGACGATCAGCAATTATGATTCGAAAAATAAAGAAGCAGTGGATGCCTACTATCAGGCCGAATATCATGGTTCTATGGTTTTTCCAGCGGTCAATCTGATCAATAATATTTCCTTGTCACTGATAGCGGTATTGGGAGCGGTGTTCTTTCTTAATGGCAGCATGACAATTGGGATGATTTCTTCATTCATTTTGTATTCCCGAAAGTTTTCCGGACCGATTAATGAGATGGCGAATTTAAGCAATGATATTCAATCGGCTTTGGCTGCCGCAGAAAGGGTTTTTAACCTGCTTGATGAATTGCCGGAAAAGGAAGACGGCCAAACCGCCATTGAGCTGACCGATGTTTCAGGAAGTGTGAAGTTTACAAATCTTCAGTTTGGATATGAACCGGAACAGGTTATTATTCAGGATTTAAGCTTAAAAATAAAACCCGGCCATCTGGTGGCCATTGTTGGTCCTACCGGAGCAGGAAAAACGACGATTATTAATCTTCTGATGCGGTTTTATGATGCCGATGATGGATTTATTTATATTGATGGACAGGAAGTAAGGGAGTTAAAAAGGGACAGTCTGCGAAGTGCCTTTGCCATGGTCCTTCAGGATACCTGGCTGTTTAATGGAAGCATTTATGAAAATCTCGTATATGGAAATGATCAGGTTACGAAAGACCAGGTGATTGAAGCAGCAAAAGCAGCCCGGATTCATTCTTTCATCGAACATTTGCCAAATGGTTACGACACAATTTTAAGTGAAGAGGGAACTAATATCTCTAAAGGGCAGAAACAGCTCTTAACTATAGCCCGGGCCATGCTTCTGGATGCTCGGATGCTGATTCTTGATGAAGCGACTTCCAACGTGGATACCCGGACTGAGAAAAAAATTCAGGCCGCCATGCGCGACCTGATGAAAGACAAGACCTGTTTTGTCATTGCTCACCGCCTATCGACGATCGAAAATGCCGATCTTATTCTTGTCGTTGACGAAGGAAAAATTGTTGAAGAAGGCAGACACCAGGAACTTCTTGACAAACAGGGGATGTACTGGCGGCTTTATCAGGCCCAGTATCAGTAA